Sequence from the Rhodopirellula halodulae genome:
ATTGATTCGCGTCGTTGGCCAGCGGTTGTCGGCCGCGGTGGGTGCGAACGGTCTGGTCGCACGTTTCGGCGGCGACGAATTCGCGATCGTGCTCGACGGCGATCCAGACCTGACCTGTGTGCAGTCCATCGCGGATCGCATTCTATCAACCGTCGCTGACCCGGTTCACTTGGACGGAATTCCGTTCTGCGTGACGGCCAGCATCGGAATCTCGATGACACCCGATGGTGGCATTTGCGGCGACGATTTGATTCGAAACGCGGACATCGCGCTGTATCGAGCCAAGGGCGAAGGCCGCGATTGCGCGCGGCATTTTGAAAAAGGCATGGATCAACAGATCCGACTTCGTCAGGAACTCGAGAACAGCCTGCGCTCGGCGGTTGAAAACAAAGAGTTCGTGCTGCACTACCAACCGTTGCTTTCTCCCACGACCCAGCAAGTTTGTTCGTTCGAGGCATTGCTGCGATGGCAGCACCCGCAGCACGGCATCGTGTCGCCGGACAAGTTCATCCCGATGGCAGAAGAAAGCGGTCTGATCCGGCCGATTGGCGATTGGGTGTTGTCCGAAGCTTGCCAACAAGCACTGACTTGGCCCGAACATGTCCGCGTTGCCGTCAATGTCTCTGCCGTGCAGTTCCGCGGGGGCGCTTTGCCCAGCAGTGTGAAGCAAGCTTTGGATCACACTGGTTTGCCAGGTCATCGTCTTGAAATTGAAATCACCGAATCCGTTTTGTTGACTGATTCGATCGATGCGTTGGAACAACTTCACGCGTTGCGAAACATGGGAGTGAAGATTGCCCTGGATGATTTCGGGACGGGCTACTCGTCGCTCAGTTACCTACGTGCATTCCCGTTCGACAAGTTGAAAATGGATCGTTCGTTTGTGAGGAACCTGCACCAATCCGACGGAATGGCACTCGTCAACACCATCGCGGACTTGGGGAAGTGTCTGG
This genomic interval carries:
- a CDS encoding EAL domain-containing protein, with the translated sequence MTSIPTKNHRVLIVDDNPSIHADFRKIFRPRTKALPDIDDFDLDGSLDDATPDGLRFDSAHQGDDAVQMTKKAVEQSDRYSLAFVDMRMPPGMDGLQTISELWKIDPELQIVICTAYSDHSWEESVAVLGHTENLLILKKPFDDVEVLQIAVALTCKWDAAREASLKRRELEELVRARTAELERVAMHDGLTGLANRTKFNERLARTLEKSEVRNETAAVLLIDLDQFKIINDTMGHPAGDELIRVVGQRLSAAVGANGLVARFGGDEFAIVLDGDPDLTCVQSIADRILSTVADPVHLDGIPFCVTASIGISMTPDGGICGDDLIRNADIALYRAKGEGRDCARHFEKGMDQQIRLRQELENSLRSAVENKEFVLHYQPLLSPTTQQVCSFEALLRWQHPQHGIVSPDKFIPMAEESGLIRPIGDWVLSEACQQALTWPEHVRVAVNVSAVQFRGGALPSSVKQALDHTGLPGHRLEIEITESVLLTDSIDALEQLHALRNMGVKIALDDFGTGYSSLSYLRAFPFDKLKMDRSFVRNLHQSDGMALVNTIADLGKCLGMVTTAEGIETEQQLDYVIQQGFTEVQGFLYGRPIPSTSIMETHFAKALATTNSN